The Osmerus mordax isolate fOsmMor3 chromosome 28, fOsmMor3.pri, whole genome shotgun sequence genome segment GTAGGCAGATGAGACTAAAACAAGCATGCTATTTTAATTTTATAACGGTTGTAAGAAGGCTATATAACGGTGTCTATTTGAAATATATAACTATATCGGACTGGACACATTCTAACAAGCTATTGAGCAGGTTAGACTTTTTTAATCACTCACTATAAATTGTACAAACATAGTTTGCATGTTAACAAAAACTTTTACGAATTACGAAAATCAGTCGACATGTCGACTGATTTCGGATGCATCAATGGATGTATCCATTGACAACTCCTAACGGGAGGAGCGGAGACAAACAACAAATGATTTCCAAACCTTCGGGGGGGAAAAAATCCTTTAAATAACGGAAAAGTATAGCGGGAACTAAAAAGGAGCGGCGATGCGGTTTCTCTTTCAGGACCACGGACAGCCTCTAACCTATACTCACCCAGATATTACTGTCAGGCTCTGGTGGGCGGCTCTGGCCATCTCACAACCTTTCGTTCGGGTCTTTAGCATATCGGCACGTAACAAGGGGCAGTCGACGGAGATTTCGCCTATTGAGATTACCAGTTCACGGTACAGGGCCACGAGGGTGTTAAACTCCTGAACGATCTGCAGAATAAAAGTGAGCTTGTTATCAGAATGATATTGAATAACCAACCAGCATTTTCCGACTTTGCAGATACTCAAGACCATTCAATttcaaaggagaaaaaaaacattcaaatgtGAGATAGGCTAAGAGTTTAGAGGCTAGAGACTTGCAGACTTCGAAGTCGAGAACATGATAAGCTAAATGCCGAGCATAGGCAGATTCAGCTGCGAGGACTATGACGACTGCAAAGGCAAAACAAAACCTGAGCATAGCTTTGTATTTGCTGTTGCGTACAGCCAACCTGAAACTAAATTTCATTCCGATCTGTGTTTGTGGCCTAATCATTATTTGCCAACCGTAATCATTATTGATGTCTTCATTTTAGGATTAAGTTAAAAATAAACTGCACCTAAACAATATACATTGTGTATTGTCAAAAGCACATGATGCTAAGTTGGACTAATCAATCAACAACTTCAAATAAACTGATTAAGACAAAGCAATTTTCTTTGGGATGCCGTGTAGAATTCAATAATAATTTTGCTATTGCCCTGTTGTCTGAGATTCAGTGACGTTCAGAGATGGGTGAGACGGATGAAGAATTTATATGGACGTTTCTGCTAGAACCTGTGAATCGAGTCAGGTTTCGTCCATCTCATAAAGCGTCAGAAAAATGTAATGTACGGAGGAGACCATCCCACATAACCAGTTAGACTTCTAATAGCCGACGTGGTGCACCATATGCAAAATGATATATGTAACAATCATGTCCAGTCCTAGAAGTGCAAAAACATTAGGGGCACTCTGCAGCAGGCAGGTGCTTATTTCGACACAGTGTAGTTGCAGTTAAATGATCCCAGTCGTGTGCGATGCTTCAATTCAAGCAAATTCAAACAAAGAAAGGGTGGGTTAGGTGCACTCTACATCAGAGAAACCCAGTAGCCTACGATCTTGTCGCAAACCCACCATTCTGCAGTCGGCCACGGCGCGTTGGGCTTTGCGGGTACTTTcggtgctctctctcctctcttggtcTCGATTGGGAGGTTTGCCGATCTGAAAGATGTTCCCGGCGGATCTGGGGCGGTTCTTGCGCCCATTCGGTGCAGAACTCATGCATACACATCCACGAATAAAACAGCGCTAATACAGAACGTTGTTTATCTTCCCAAAACTCTACAGTATTTGGCTCGTGTGTCCTATGTCGTCTCCTCCGTTACCAGGCAATTTGGGAAAGATACAACGAAGCAAATCCCTACTGGGATATGCTATAGCCTACTTAGTATTATTGCTCTCTTTCCTTCTATTTCTCTTCCTATTCTCTTGACAGCAGCAATATATACAAGTATTTTTGAAGGCAACACTCGGCGCGCTGAAGAACCGGATGAGCGCTCGCGAATCCTCTCCGCATTGCCTCGACTGCAAAGGGGGCGCGAGTCACCTTCACTCCAGCAGACGGTAGCCTACACGATACAGCCTTGACAATCACCACCAACTCCGGGACCGGTGGAGCTCTCTTTCCTTAAGCACCGCTGTCGTTGTCGTAGGATACAATTGCTTTCACGACTTTTCACCAAATACAACCATTTCTTATGATTTCGCGTTTCCATTAATCACTTGACAAAAGCAAAGTATTGTCCCGACAATGCAAAAAACGTCGCTTTAATAGAAATAGAATAGAAAATGTCACTGTATATCAGTCACACGTGTTTCATAGGCTTCGTGTGAAAATAAACGCACAAAAACAGTGTGCCAAGATTGCGATTCAGTTCCCAAGGTCTTTTTCTTCCAGTGTCTCAGTCGATTGTATCTAACCTTGGTGAGCGAGACGAGCAGTTGCTACAGGCCTGACGTGGCTTTCAAAGCTGCACACCCATAGGACAGGAATACTAAAACGACCCGCCAAGCCAGACCCCCAAGTTTTCTGAAACTCTATAGCCTTGTGGGCAATTATGCctatatgtaaatgtaatgaactAAGAACATTTAATCTAAAAGTTAGTGCTATTAATATAAGTACATGTTATGCATTTATACGTCGTGAACATGCAATTTTTTTTGTAGTGCTGATGGTTTATAAATATCCCATCTAGGTAACAGTCATGCCAGAGGTGTAGCCTAATTTATAGCGTTGCCTTTCACGCGCTCAATTCTCATCACAACTAAAAGCGCATATAGTCTCCAAGGAGATTTATCGACGGAACTAAGGATACATTTCTCTTAACTTCCAACAGCAATCCAATGTCGAATATGTCAAGTGAAAGTAGTCCAGCTGTACCTAGTTGTAAAGAACCAGAAGTAGTACTtacaattttacatttcaacgaTGTGTACGAAATAGAGGCTAGATCTGAGGAACCTGTTGGCGGCGCTGCGAGGTAACGTTGCGGACCAACATGGCTAGCTATAtctctagctaggctagctaacaaTATGGCTACTGTTAACCTAaacgttacccccccccccccccccccccagtttctGTCTAACCAAATAGGCTAACCAATTatcatctttaaaaaaatatacacctttaaaatattttaaatcTAACCTATTCGTGGCTTTTTTAAGTAACATTAAACCTGGGCTAAGTTATAGCCTTCAACTATGTCGCCAATGCAAAAGGACAGCGCTGGGCTTTTGTCATGTCTGAGCAGTAATCACACTAACTTGTCTTTAACTCTAGGTTTGCCACTGCTATGAAAGAATTCCAGGCATTGAATCCATttgtggttttcagtggtgaCTGTCTGAACCCTTCCATACTTAGTACAATCACAAAAGGAAAGCACATGGTTGATATTCTCAATAAATTAGGAGTCCATTGCGCTGTGTATGGTAAGTGCTGTTCCTTCCAGCCATCCATTAATATTGTATAGACCAAGGAAGTCTTGGTAATTCATTTGTGCAttactcccctccccacctctcatttttgttgttgatggaTCTTCATGTTTTAATCATTCAAGGCAACCATGAGTTTGATTTTGGAGTGGATGTCTTGGAGGAGCTGACTCCACAGATGACCTTCCCCTGGTTTCTCAGCAATGTCTATGACAGGTACTCTTTTACCCCCTCTTTACCTACTTTTAATAGATCTATAGAAATGCTGTACGGTGGAATGACAGTCCATCAGCCATCATCAATAATTGAAGATGTTGTGAGGAATTAACACCGTGCCTATGCTATTTTAGGGATGCCCTTGTAGATGCAATTCATTTCTGTAATTTCTTGGCAAACAGGTTTACCAATAAAACCCTGGGGCACGGTTTGGTGAGCAATATCCTGGAGTGGAATGGTCAGAAAATTGGCCTAATGGGTCTAGTGGAGGAGGATTGGCTGGAGACTCTGGGAACTGTAGACAGAAACAACATCATCTATGTTGACTACGTAGAGACTGCCAATGCTCTTTCTGCAGAActcagagagcagggagccAAACTGGTCATTGCGCTTACACACATGAGATGGCATAATGACATCAGGTTGGCGTCAGAATCCAGGGGTCTGGATCTCATTCTAGGGGGCCATGATCATGAGTATGGAGTTCTGGAGGTGAATGGGATACTGATAGTAAAAAGTGGTTCTGAGTTTAGATATATGTCAAAAATTGATGTTGTCAGGGACCAAGACATGACTTTTAAATATAGCTGCCATAAGATCTCAACCATGAAACACCTGGAGGAAGACAATGAGATCAAGCAGATTGTGAATGGATACACCAACAACATTCAGGTAGGTCTAGGTGCAGTAGGTCTATACTGTGTATAATATTGTTCTATTTCTCagaatatttgtattttctatTGATTTCCCACTTCATATTGCAAAGATGTTACTGTACACCCACatgcaaaaaaaagaagctttatGTGGTATGTAGTGATGTACAGGGGACACAGAGGCACTGAAAAGGTAAAAGGAGCAaaatccccctctttctttctttctctctctctctctctctctctctctctctctctctctctctctctctctctctctctctctctctctctctctctctctctctctctctctctctctctctctctctctctctgtctctaaataGCATACTCTATGAATACATATATCTATTTCCCATTCCCGCAATTCAAACAAATTGTACTCAGTTTAATTAAAGAAAGCTTCATTCtttctctcgcacacactctctcactgtcagCATGTGCTAGGAGAGGTCATCTGTCACATGGACATTGAACTAGATGGACGCTGTGCCACAGTCAGGCGAGGGGAGTGCAACATAGGAAATCTCATCACCAATGCTATGCTGGAGGCCACCCATGCTGAGGTGGCCCTTCTCAACTCAGGTTATTACTGTACATTCTCAACCCTTTAGATTGGGGGAACTATTACACTCCTGTTTCATCCATAACTTTCGTCATACTGAGGAATCAAATGGGGTCAGCTTGGTGCAGGTTGTCTCATGGCCATGTGTTGCAGGTACTCTGCGGTCAGACCGTATCCACCCAACTGGGCCCCTGACTATGCGTGACCTGCTACAGATCCTACCCATCAAAGACCTAGTGTTGGTGGTGGAGGCCACCGGACAGCAGTTGTATGAGGGCTTGGAGAACGGGGTTAGGAACTACCCAGAACTGGATGGCAGGTAGCTAGCTTCTGTACAGCCATACCAAGCAAAGAGGCTCAATCATTTTCAATGTGTGTTGGAGTCTATGTGTTGGTTGGCACAACACGCTTTCCTGACAATGATTCAAAATGTTCTTTTGATCTAGCCAGCAAATAATCATGTGTCGTTATCTTCACATGTGTATGCGCATATGAAAAACATGTATTGGTATTGTGACATCAGATTTCTACAGGTTGCGGGGATACAATTTGGCTTTGATCCAAATAAAAAACCAGGAGCGAGGGTCATTGCTAAAACAGTTAAAGTTCAAGGGAAGAGTTTGGATAAAACGAGGAGGTACTTGGTGGCAATGAAAGAATACCTAACAAAGGTATTTCTCCATACATTTCCTATGCTTTTATTTGGCAAATCAGTGCAACCTTAGTGGAATAAACAAGCAAAAAAAGAAGCAGGCTTTCAAATACACAAAAAGTGGTTGTATTGAATAATTTAGTGAATCAATTGATACTGCAAATGGTCTTCAGGGCAAAGATGGCTATACGATGTTCCAAGGCTGCCCTCTGAGCTTTGACATTGAGAATGCCCAAATCCTCTCCACCATCCTAGTCAACCACTTTGAGTCAGGCATGATAGTCAGAGGACTGAAGACCTGCAGGTCTGGTCATAGAATGGGTCTTATCAAGGTCTCTGACAGCCCTTCAGTGTCCGGTAAGCAGATGTGTcagtcattcattcatccattgATTGATTTTACTTATTTGTTTATCCATGCATGCAttcttgtatgtttatatattcctttaaagaaaatgatttatttatttaagaacATATGCATGGTTGAAATACCTTGTTATGAAATCTTGGTTTGTTTCCATTTTTGTTTGAGACAATGTGGAACTGTTGTTTTTTGCAGCCATTGAGAAAAGTGTGAACGAAAAGCTCCTGGGAGAAGCCGTGTCTGTGGCTGTGGTACCTGGAGTGGAGGGTAGAATATACCACATCTTCACTGAGAGCCAATCAGAAACTGAAGCTGAGGGCTGAAACAAAGAAGGTTTCTGCTTGTTGCTGTTCCAAATTGGAACTATTTAGAAATCACCTTTAAACCCAGGAACAGCACATCAAATGTTCTTGGCCTGGGTAACGTCTCACAGGGGGTTTGGGAGGCTGGTGTTTAAACACAGAGGACTGTCGATAACATTATAATTCTAATGTGTTTCGATTGTATTGGTATTATTACTTGAGTTCATGATAAATACTACCTCAGCAAAGATGTAAGAAGGACAGAGTGCACAAAAGAAAAGAGCTCATTATTTTTGCTTTATTGTGAGTTTCAGCTGAAATCCTTAAACATACTGGTATTGAACCCAAAATTACTATGAACACTCGTATTCTGTGTTGTTGTGAATACAGTACCATCATCTGTGAAGCACACTGGTTTGGCTACGTTGTTAAAATCTTCCTcagaaataaaaaatgtaatcacCCAGGTTCGTTACGATGTAAAATCTCAACATTGTCTTTCAAGTTTTTGGGGTACACTGTATATACGTACATGACATGTATCTGTAAATACAATAATGTAGTAATACAATTTGAAGAGTATTTCAAGCTGTCTTATTGTAAAGACTACACATGTAGACTTTAATCAAACTACACAACATAAACAGAAGAGCTAGTCAAGCATGAAAGAGCATGATTTGGATCAACAATCAACATCAAAGATGCACTACTGAGAAACAAATTAGAACTGTATTTGGTTAATAAGGCATTTGAGGAAATAACTTTCCTTTTGAATAGGATATTTAGATTTTAAAAAGTTTCACtgttgaaattaaattctgtaaGAAATTAAGGGTTTAGAGTTTGTAAAATATTAACAAATCACCCATTACATAACCTAAATAAGTACAGTCTATGACTAACAGAGATGGCAGTCTTGGACATTTCCAGAAAATAGAAATAGTTTAAAAGAACTACGCTATATGTCTGTTAATCCACCCATCTTTCCATTCATCTATCCATTCATTAATCGATCCAGttatccatccatcctgccAATGTCTTCAAAATGAGGGGAAGAAGAAGTAGCAGAGGAAGCAAAATATAAAGAAGCCGATGACCCAGTTGACTGAATAGATGTAAATGATCACCATGTCCATGTCGAAGCGCCAGCCCCGAGAATCGTCCTCAAAGTCCATGGCGTCTAAGCGGTAACCTCCATGGGGAAATTGACGCCTGGCAATGGGGCTAGCAGGTCTCTGGAAACCTGTTTAAGAAATCATATGGATTGTGTGTTATCCTTTTCTTGTGCTATAAGTTGATATTATGCTATTTGAAACCCATCTCTTTTACCCATGGATCTATATTTCATCTTTTGCTACTGTTCCTCGTATTACTTGTGTAGTAGCCCATGCTATCATGACATTGTGAAATAAAACATGTAAATACATTGTTGCACTCACCCCCAAAAATACGAAATAGTTTCCTACAACTTGGAAGAGGCCATTTTGCACAGCTGGCTTTCTGGAAGTTCTGCTTTCTGGAGATATACTCTTTTGGGAAGAATGCTCGAGCTGTGTGGTTCAACTCTGCAACagccataaataaataaaaaaacacatcaTAACCCAATTACATCCCCAAATATTGGAAGATTTGGTttgattgtttttattatttcacTCCTTTTAATTAAGGTGCTGACATACAGTataaaaacaaagtaaagcacCATCATGGTCCAGTTAATACAAAACCagaacccccaccccaacccccagttCTTGCTGTTGTCCTCAGAGTCACCATGGCTGTAATAATATACAAAAGACTCACATCTAAAATCCTTGGCTACCCAATCACTCTCAAGAACCCTTGATATGTTCAATGTCCTCATAAGCACCGACtcttagagagaggagaggttgtTGGAGTTATAGAATGCCTTCTATAACTCCAACAACATatcctctccctcaatctctctctaccAAGCTATgccccctgcatctctctctttcacaacaACAAATGACAGTGTTATATAACCTCATCGTGTATTCATAGTTTTACAAAATATTTGCACCCTTGTGCTTTTTTCAAATAATGCAACATTTCTTCCAGATTTTCTTTTACATTAAAAATATGTTTCGGTGTTCACATGTCTCTGGTGACCAGTTGAATCTGAATAATTTATAACATCGCACAAAGGAATCCTCATTCTCATGTTTTGTTTCGCCATGTGCATGGACAAAAGAAAGACAACCAGAGAATTATCTGAGGAggtcattacatttagtcatttagcagatgctcttatccagagtgacttacagtaagtacagggacattctccccaaggcaagtagggtgaagtgccttgcccaaggacacaacataatttggcacagccgggaatcaaaccaacaaccttctgattaacagcccgactccctaaacactcagccatctgacacaccGGATTGTAGCCAAGAATGGACAATCTCAAATCCTTCTCCAGAGACTTTGATTGTCCTGTTTCCATCGTGTGTAATGTTTTCAAGACGTTTAAGGCTCATGCCATGGCAGCCTATCTCAATGTGTGTGGACGTAAGAAAAAACTTAATGGAAGATTTCAGAAAAGGATTGTTCGAATGGTGG includes the following:
- the LOC136937853 gene encoding trifunctional nucleotide phosphoesterase protein YfkN-like, encoding MSSESSPAVPSCKEPEVVLTILHFNDVYEIEARSEEPVGGAARFATAMKEFQALNPFVVFSGDCLNPSILSTITKGKHMVDILNKLGVHCAVYGNHEFDFGVDVLEELTPQMTFPWFLSNVYDRFTNKTLGHGLVSNILEWNGQKIGLMGLVEEDWLETLGTVDRNNIIYVDYVETANALSAELREQGAKLVIALTHMRWHNDIRLASESRGLDLILGGHDHEYGVLEVNGILIVKSGSEFRYMSKIDVVRDQDMTFKYSCHKISTMKHLEEDNEIKQIVNGYTNNIQHVLGEVICHMDIELDGRCATVRRGECNIGNLITNAMLEATHAEVALLNSGTLRSDRIHPTGPLTMRDLLQILPIKDLVLVVEATGQQLYEGLENGVRNYPELDGRFLQVAGIQFGFDPNKKPGARVIAKTVKVQGKSLDKTRRYLVAMKEYLTKGKDGYTMFQGCPLSFDIENAQILSTILVNHFESGMIVRGLKTCRSGHRMGLIKVSDSPSVSAIEKSVNEKLLGEAVSVAVVPGVEGRIYHIFTESQSETEAEG